CATGTCGGCATGCGCTCAGGCGAGAGCCTGGCCCTGGCGGATCTCAACCTGGCTCCTGGAACAACAAAGGCTGTCAAGGTGAGTTTGGTTTACCCAGCTGATGCCACACCTGGCCACCTGCTGAGTGTTGTTCCCGTACAGCAACTGGCCATGCTTCACCGGCGCCAGCAGCAACAGCGTGACGCCCAGGTCAAACTCGCTGAAACCAAATCTCGCAAGGTGGGTCCCAAAACCGCACCGCCACAACCCCCGCTTACGCCTGTTGTTGTGAAGCCAGCTCCCATGCAGCAGAAGCGCAACACCGCACCCCTTCCTTCGACGCCTGCGATCGTGCCTGCCACCAGTCCTCGCTACAGCGAGGTGATCCAATCGCAGCAGCAGTGGTTGCTTCAGCTGCAGGGTCGATAACCTTCGCTGAGCAGGACTGAACTTTTGAGCGGCGAGGACTCAAAACGTCAACGGATCTCTGTCGAGATGTCAGAGCCCATGGTCGAGTTGATTGACCAACTCAAGGGTGAATACGGAGCACGCTCTCGGGGGCGTGTGCTCGAAATGCTTTTGCAGGATCTGCTCGATCCAGGCGATGGGAGCACAGGCCCTGAGGAAACATCCGTCAAGGACGAAGGTGAACCAGAGGCGACAACCAGCACTGATGAGATAACGAGTCTGGTTTTGATTGGCTCCGGAAGTCTTCTCCACAATGCAGAACCGAGCCAACCTCCCGATTCCAGCGCACCTTCCGCCAACGTTTCTTCGGGCATTGATCTTCCAGGTTTCGTGAGCAAGCGAACCGGTCAGCTCAAAGCGACACTCCGGTCGCCGCAGCAACGAGATTCCGCTCAGAACGATCCCTTGGTTTCGACGGTTGATCCTTCTGATTTACGAGATGCCAGTGCTGCGGCTGAAGATCACTGGAGATCTCTGTATGGACAACCACCGGGCCCCACAGTGATCGAAGCCTCCATGACATGGCTAGCCCGCGACGTCTGGTCCAGCACTGACGCCAGTGATGGCCGGCCGTTCACCTGGTCTGCGGCCAATGCTGCTGTTGAGACGCTTTGTGCTGGCTGGGAGTCCCGTGACCCTTCCCTAGGCCGGGTGATGGCCGTTGCAGGTGCGCTTGAGGATCCATTCGCCACCTCATCCCTGGCGGAACGCATGCCGACGTTGATCCGCCGGTTTGTCAATCGTTTTCGTCGCAGCCGTCAGGTCACCTCCTTCGAAACTCTTGAGTCCACGATGACGGTCCACGGAGCGCTCAAGCTCTTAGGCCTGTCCACGCGAGCGGGCACAGCGGTGACCTTGAGCTCCATTCGGGATGCCTATAAACAGCGGGCCCTGGAAGAACATCCCGATGCAGGCGGATCAACCGATGCGATGCGTCGACTCAATGAGGCCTACCGACTGCTGCGCGAGCTGTACCGCAATCGCTAGCGCAATCGTCCAAGGCGAGACGCAAGCCTGGATCCTCAATGAGTCGCATCTGAGACCTTTGCGCTACCCCTTTTCTTCCGCCCCATGGCTCCGAACAATCAACCAGGCACTGAGAGCCAGCATCACCACCGATCCACTGAGTGCCAGTAGATCGGTGGCATTTTTCACCTCAAAACCAATTGTCTTTTTGAACGCTGCGACAATCAGGCCGACAACAATCACGTTGGAGAGATTGTTTTTAAGGCTTTGCAGGCTGTTCACCGAAAGGATGTTGGTGTGTTGTTCAGAGCCTCCTTCAAGGCGTGGATCAAGGTCTGAAATCACCAATTCATAGATGCCATAGCCAAAGATGAGCAAGGCAATGCCGATGACGAAATAATCAACACCGCCCACCATCTGAGCGATGGTTTTGGCAGCGAAGCTTTTTGTGCTGAAGGGCATTCGCATGATCACGAGAAAAGCGTTAAAGACTTCAATCGCACCAATAACGAAGCAGCCGACGCTGCCGAGAAGGCTCAGCACGACGGGAACAATGCTGATCAGACGAAATTTCCAGATGAGCCGCTCAAACCGCCTTTCAATCCAACGGGCGACCATGGGAAATTCACAGCAGCCTCCACGGCTAGCACAGAACACAAAACGAACTCACTTGTCTCACGCGTGACTCATTAGCAGTCTCGCCTCATGTCTTATGCGCGAGGCTTGCTAATTAATAAGATCCCAAAAAGCTGTTTTTTTATTGGATCATCCCTGAGATGGATTGCAAACCATTCCAGCGAACAATAGTTCCGTTTGTCGTTCGTCCATGTCCAGTCCAGCTCTTGTGCGCAAGTCGCTAGAAGCATTGATTGCAGCCGGTTTGAGGCTCGCGTACCTGCTGTAGACACAGGTACGCGAGTTTTTGGTGCTGGATTTCGAGTTTTGGGGCCTATTCATGTGTATCTCGATTCCCGTACTGGAATTATCGCAAGACTCGCGCTGCGTCTTGAGCGAGTCAGCTGGGATCGCTCTGTGACTTATTGATCTCAGCCGCGTCTCGTTGTGAGTCTTGCGCTTTGTCTCAAAAGAGATCGCTGGGCATTAAAAAACCGGGCTCAAGCGCCCGGTTTTAAGTGATGAGGATCCTTGGATCAGGTTGACGTTTGCATGCCTTGAATCAGGTAGTCGAAATAAGGCGACGTGAGCTTCACCTGCTGTTCCGACAAAAGCGCCAGGGAGGCGTCCTTCATGCACTTGATGGCTTCCACCATGCCTGGCATCGGAACACCCAGGCTGTTGTACATCTCGCGTGCGCCCACCAAGCCGATCTCCTGGATCATTTCGGTGCTACCCGCAAGGACTCCGTAGGTGACCAAGCGCAGGTACCAGCTGTAGTCACGCAGGCACTGGGCGCGCTGACGTTGACCGTAGGCATTGCCGCCGGGGGCGACGTACTCCGGCTTACGACCAAACAACTGCTTGGCAGATTCGTCGACGATCTTCTTTTCGTTCTCGGTCAGAACCTTGACCACGGACACGCGCATGGCGCCTTGGTCAAGGAAATCCACCATCGTGCGGAGTTCGCCACTGGTGGGATACCGCAGATCGTCATCGGCCTGGAGGATGAGATCCCGGACAACGCTCATGGAACTGGGCAGGCTTCGTGGAGTTTAGTGGTCTCGACCCGTTCACCCGACCCAACTCCGCCCGGGTGTTACGCCATTGCAATGGCAGGGAACCTTGAGCATGACCTACGCCGACAGCTCGAACAGCAGTGATCCGCGGCCGGGGCTCACCATCGAGGTGGAATCTGTTGACCTCGACCGTGACGGAAAAGGACTGGCCCGTTGGAACAACTGGGTGATTGTCGTGCCTGATCTCCTGCCAGGGGAGCGTGCCATGGTTCAACTCCAGCAACGCCAACGTTCCCGCTGGCTGAGCCGACGCGTTGAGCTGCTCTCCGTCTCCGAGGTTCGGCGCCGTCCCCCTTGCATCCTTGCTGACGACTGTGGTGGCTGCACACTGCAACGTCTCGATGATCCAGCTCAGACCCGTTGGAAAGAGCAACAGATCCAGCAGACCATGCAGCGGATTGGAGGAATCAACCTTG
This genomic interval from Synechococcus sp. UW69 contains the following:
- a CDS encoding allophycocyanin subunit alpha-B — encoded protein: MSVVRDLILQADDDLRYPTSGELRTMVDFLDQGAMRVSVVKVLTENEKKIVDESAKQLFGRKPEYVAPGGNAYGQRQRAQCLRDYSWYLRLVTYGVLAGSTEMIQEIGLVGAREMYNSLGVPMPGMVEAIKCMKDASLALLSEQQVKLTSPYFDYLIQGMQTST
- a CDS encoding molecular chaperone DnaJ translates to MVELIDQLKGEYGARSRGRVLEMLLQDLLDPGDGSTGPEETSVKDEGEPEATTSTDEITSLVLIGSGSLLHNAEPSQPPDSSAPSANVSSGIDLPGFVSKRTGQLKATLRSPQQRDSAQNDPLVSTVDPSDLRDASAAAEDHWRSLYGQPPGPTVIEASMTWLARDVWSSTDASDGRPFTWSAANAAVETLCAGWESRDPSLGRVMAVAGALEDPFATSSLAERMPTLIRRFVNRFRRSRQVTSFETLESTMTVHGALKLLGLSTRAGTAVTLSSIRDAYKQRALEEHPDAGGSTDAMRRLNEAYRLLRELYRNR
- a CDS encoding YqhA family protein, yielding MVARWIERRFERLIWKFRLISIVPVVLSLLGSVGCFVIGAIEVFNAFLVIMRMPFSTKSFAAKTIAQMVGGVDYFVIGIALLIFGYGIYELVISDLDPRLEGGSEQHTNILSVNSLQSLKNNLSNVIVVGLIVAAFKKTIGFEVKNATDLLALSGSVVMLALSAWLIVRSHGAEEKG